Proteins encoded within one genomic window of Micromonospora halotolerans:
- a CDS encoding IS481 family transposase, whose translation MPHANAPMTERGRLRLARCVVDDGWPLRRAAERFQVSPTTAKRWADRYRVEGPVGMVDRSSRPHRSPRRTPAPVERKVLHLRAKRRWGPARIGGRLGVAASTCHAVLRRAGVARLAHLDRATGRPVRRYEHAAPGDLVHVDVKKLGNIPDGGGWRIHGRARGDRNGRASTTARRNGHPVIGYAYLHTAIDDHSRLAYTEILHDERKETAAAFWQRAHTWFGSHGITVRRVITDNGSCYKSFLWRDTLHELGISMKKTRPFRPQTNGKVERFHRTLTDEWAYARPYSSETARRAALPGWLHAYNNHRAHTALGGQPPASRVPNLTGQNI comes from the coding sequence GTGCCACACGCTAATGCACCCATGACAGAGCGCGGGAGGCTGCGCCTTGCCCGCTGTGTGGTCGATGACGGTTGGCCGCTGCGGCGGGCGGCTGAGCGGTTCCAGGTCAGCCCGACCACGGCGAAGCGATGGGCTGACCGGTATCGCGTCGAGGGGCCGGTCGGGATGGTGGACCGGTCGAGCCGTCCGCACCGGTCACCGCGGCGTACGCCGGCGCCGGTGGAGCGCAAGGTGCTGCACCTGCGGGCGAAGCGGCGGTGGGGACCGGCCCGCATCGGCGGCCGGCTCGGTGTGGCGGCCTCGACGTGCCACGCGGTGCTGCGCCGGGCCGGGGTGGCCCGGTTGGCGCACCTGGACCGGGCCACCGGACGGCCGGTGCGCCGCTACGAGCACGCCGCGCCCGGCGACCTGGTCCACGTCGACGTCAAGAAGCTGGGCAACATCCCCGACGGCGGCGGATGGCGCATCCACGGCCGCGCCCGCGGCGACCGCAACGGCCGGGCCAGCACGACAGCCCGCCGCAACGGCCACCCGGTCATCGGCTACGCCTACCTGCACACCGCCATCGACGACCACTCCCGGCTGGCCTACACCGAGATCCTCCACGACGAACGCAAAGAAACCGCCGCCGCCTTCTGGCAGCGCGCGCACACCTGGTTCGGTTCGCACGGCATCACCGTCCGACGCGTGATCACCGACAACGGCTCCTGTTACAAGTCCTTCCTCTGGCGCGACACGCTCCACGAGCTCGGCATCAGCATGAAGAAGACCCGCCCGTTCCGACCCCAGACCAACGGCAAGGTCGAACGCTTCCACCGCACCCTCACCGACGAATGGGCCTACGCCAGGCCGTACTCCTCAGAGACCGCCCGCCGGGCCGCCTTGCCCGGCTGGCTACACGCCTACAACAATCACCGCGCTCACACCGCACTCGGCGGCCAACCGCCCGCCAGCCGCGTCCCCAACCTCACTGGGCAGAACATCTAG
- a CDS encoding NADP-dependent oxidoreductase translates to MKAIVAMDQAAAAAGITLAERPEPTPAINDVVVEVHASGFVPAEWEWPSTWVDRSGHDRAQAIIGHEFAGVVSSLGYGTTGLSLGQRVFGITDWHRDGTLAEYAAVEARNLAPLPGNVDFTVGASLPISGLTAWQGLFQHGRLQAGQSVLAHGAAGAVGSVVTQLAREFGAYVIGTGRAADRQAALDFGANAFLDLDHEDLDDIGGVDLVFDVIGGDIQGRSASIIRPGGTLVSVVGPVEARPVDGLAVDFVVESVPSQLVEIVDRVRDGRLRTHIGTVATLDDAIPALNPTERRKGKTVIRVRP, encoded by the coding sequence ATGAAGGCAATCGTCGCGATGGATCAGGCCGCGGCAGCAGCCGGGATCACACTCGCGGAGCGGCCTGAGCCGACGCCGGCGATCAACGACGTCGTCGTTGAAGTCCACGCGTCGGGCTTCGTCCCCGCGGAGTGGGAGTGGCCCTCGACGTGGGTCGATCGCTCCGGTCACGATCGCGCCCAGGCGATCATCGGCCACGAGTTCGCCGGAGTGGTCTCCTCCCTCGGCTACGGCACGACGGGACTCTCGTTGGGACAGCGGGTGTTCGGGATCACGGACTGGCACCGCGATGGAACGCTGGCTGAGTACGCGGCCGTGGAGGCACGCAACCTTGCGCCGCTGCCGGGGAACGTCGACTTCACGGTGGGTGCGAGTCTGCCGATCTCCGGCCTGACCGCGTGGCAGGGCCTGTTCCAGCACGGTCGTCTTCAGGCGGGGCAGAGCGTCCTCGCACACGGCGCCGCCGGCGCTGTCGGGTCAGTGGTGACGCAGCTCGCCCGGGAGTTCGGCGCCTACGTCATCGGTACCGGTCGGGCGGCGGACCGCCAGGCGGCGCTGGACTTCGGCGCGAACGCCTTCCTCGACCTCGACCATGAGGATCTCGACGACATCGGCGGGGTCGACCTGGTCTTCGATGTCATCGGCGGTGATATCCAAGGGCGCTCGGCGAGCATCATCCGGCCTGGCGGGACGCTGGTGTCGGTGGTCGGACCTGTTGAGGCTCGCCCTGTCGACGGCTTGGCGGTCGACTTCGTCGTCGAGTCCGTTCCGAGTCAGCTGGTGGAGATCGTCGACCGGGTGCGAGACGGGCGCCTTCGCACGCACATCGGAACAGTCGCGACTCTCGACGACGCCATCCCCGCGCTCAACCCGACCGAGCGGCGCAAAGGCAAGACCGTCATTCGCGTGCGCCCCTGA
- a CDS encoding recombinase family protein, with protein MTTPQPKPFAFYGRVSTEDNQDPESSRSWQLTRATTLIQPHGGHIAAEYFDIGQSRSLPWQRRPHASRLLAALRDPRRGFSAVVVGEPHRAFYGNQFGLTVPLFTHYGVELWVPEIGGPIGPDNEAHELVMSVFGGMSKGERNRIELRVRTAMAAQTLLEGRYLGGRPPYGYTLQDLGPHPNPAKAADGKRLRGLTPDLQTAPIVRRIFHEFLAGSGLFAIAEGLTSNHVPCPSAHDRARNPHRSGIAWSKSAVRVILTNPRYTGRQVWNKQRTDQVLLDVDDVALGHTGVMRWNPRDKWVVSKEITHSPIVDDATFEQAQALLERHRRGLDIPQRQRRARNPYVFRGLIYCAACQRRMQGQYNHGDPYYRCRSPQEYALANEVEHPRNVYLREDALTDPLDTWLATAFTPRHLEKTITAMADAQLGNQPSPAIAAARATIAECDAKLERYRAALDAGADPSVVSSWIAQTQAERTRAENDLHTPDSAAPRRMTQAEIATLVLALGDIVTVLRDADPADKAEVYRQLGLRLTYHPQTQTVHAEADLSAHRGPMGRVRGGT; from the coding sequence ATGACCACCCCTCAACCGAAACCATTCGCCTTTTACGGCCGCGTGTCGACCGAGGACAACCAGGACCCCGAGTCATCCCGTAGCTGGCAACTCACTCGGGCGACGACCCTCATCCAGCCTCACGGCGGCCATATCGCCGCCGAGTACTTCGACATCGGTCAGAGCCGTTCGCTGCCGTGGCAGCGTCGCCCACACGCCAGCCGACTTCTCGCCGCGCTTCGCGACCCAAGACGCGGGTTCTCCGCTGTCGTCGTCGGAGAACCCCACCGCGCGTTTTACGGCAACCAGTTCGGCCTCACCGTGCCGCTGTTCACGCACTACGGCGTCGAACTCTGGGTGCCGGAGATCGGCGGCCCGATCGGCCCCGACAACGAAGCCCACGAACTCGTCATGTCCGTCTTCGGTGGCATGAGCAAGGGCGAACGCAACCGCATCGAGCTTCGTGTCCGTACCGCCATGGCCGCCCAGACCCTGCTCGAAGGCCGCTATCTCGGCGGGCGTCCCCCATACGGCTACACACTGCAGGACCTCGGCCCGCACCCCAACCCGGCGAAAGCAGCCGACGGCAAACGCCTACGCGGCCTCACCCCAGACCTGCAGACCGCCCCGATCGTCCGCCGGATTTTCCACGAGTTCCTCGCCGGCAGCGGCCTCTTCGCTATCGCCGAAGGACTCACCAGCAACCACGTGCCCTGCCCCTCCGCACACGACCGTGCCCGCAACCCCCACCGCAGCGGCATCGCGTGGTCCAAGAGCGCCGTCCGCGTCATCCTCACCAACCCCCGCTACACAGGCCGGCAGGTCTGGAACAAGCAACGCACCGACCAGGTCCTCCTCGACGTGGACGACGTCGCGCTCGGTCATACCGGAGTCATGCGCTGGAACCCGCGGGACAAGTGGGTGGTCTCCAAGGAGATCACCCACTCCCCTATCGTCGATGATGCGACCTTCGAACAGGCTCAGGCGCTCCTAGAACGGCACCGGCGGGGCCTGGACATCCCGCAACGCCAACGTCGCGCCCGCAACCCGTACGTGTTCCGTGGCTTGATCTACTGCGCTGCCTGCCAGCGGCGCATGCAAGGCCAGTACAACCATGGCGACCCCTACTACCGCTGCAGATCCCCCCAGGAATACGCCCTCGCCAACGAGGTCGAGCATCCCCGCAACGTCTACCTCCGCGAGGACGCCCTCACCGACCCACTCGACACCTGGCTCGCTACCGCGTTCACGCCGCGCCACCTCGAGAAGACGATCACCGCAATGGCAGACGCCCAGCTGGGGAACCAGCCCTCCCCAGCCATTGCCGCCGCTCGAGCGACTATCGCCGAGTGCGACGCGAAACTTGAGCGCTACCGGGCAGCCCTCGACGCCGGAGCCGACCCCTCGGTCGTCAGCAGCTGGATAGCACAGACGCAGGCCGAACGGACACGGGCCGAAAACGATCTGCACACGCCGGACTCCGCCGCACCACGCCGGATGACCCAGGCAGAGATCGCCACGCTGGTCCTGGCCCTCGGGGACATCGTCACCGTGCTCCGCGATGCGGACCCCGCCGACAAGGCCGAGGTCTACCGCCAGCTCGGCCTGCGGCTGACGTACCACCCGCAAACGCAAACGGTGCACGCTGAAGCTGATCTCAGCGCGCACCGTGGGCCTATGGGTCGTGTCCGAGGGGGGACTTGA
- a CDS encoding DUF58 domain-containing protein, protein MGITARGVGLLVAAVVLLGVGFRYAYPELTVLGAAAGVAVGYALVTAAWRPRLTVERVADPDRVARGEPAAMVLTVRNTGRLRAANLVAEDRCGGRLVPVPLLRLRPGRDTEVRYPVPTRRRGVVPVGPLRVTRRDPLGLVALARAYGEPAPVWVHPRIHPLSAVPTGAGRSLDGRTDSVPHGSITFDSLREYVVGDELRRVHWRTSAKVGELMVRENVDTSLPRLVVVLDNRAVAHPDRDAGVAESFESGCEAAASVVAAATREDLPVSLLLVAPAAEEPAGSAEAARSPRRGRRAGREVSRDGSGSPHGGGHAGLDTPRGPLDRLAAVQLADGGEDVLRTALSRLRQDRLGDTLVFLTGPGARGDLGHVGALRRAYPSVVVGMFGAAQPTAAGAAGLVVVDAADGAEFAAEWDGIRRW, encoded by the coding sequence GTGGGGATCACCGCCCGGGGTGTCGGGCTGCTCGTCGCCGCCGTCGTGCTGCTGGGGGTCGGCTTCCGGTACGCGTACCCGGAGCTGACCGTGCTCGGCGCGGCGGCCGGTGTCGCGGTCGGGTACGCGCTGGTCACGGCCGCCTGGCGCCCGCGGCTGACGGTCGAGCGGGTGGCCGACCCGGACCGGGTGGCCCGGGGTGAGCCGGCGGCCATGGTGCTGACCGTGCGCAACACGGGCCGGCTGCGGGCGGCGAACCTGGTGGCCGAGGACCGGTGCGGCGGCCGGCTGGTGCCGGTGCCGCTGCTGCGGCTGCGTCCGGGGCGGGACACCGAGGTGCGCTATCCGGTGCCGACCCGCCGCCGGGGGGTGGTGCCGGTCGGGCCGCTGCGGGTGACCCGCCGGGACCCGCTCGGGCTGGTGGCGCTGGCCCGCGCGTACGGGGAGCCGGCGCCGGTGTGGGTGCACCCGCGCATCCATCCCTTGTCGGCGGTGCCGACCGGCGCCGGCCGCAGCCTGGACGGGCGCACCGACAGCGTGCCGCACGGCTCGATCACGTTCGACTCGCTGCGGGAGTACGTGGTCGGCGACGAGCTGCGCCGGGTGCACTGGCGGACCAGCGCCAAGGTGGGCGAGCTGATGGTGCGGGAGAACGTGGACACCAGCCTGCCCCGGCTCGTGGTGGTGCTGGACAACCGGGCGGTGGCCCACCCGGACCGGGACGCCGGGGTGGCCGAGTCGTTCGAGTCGGGGTGCGAGGCGGCGGCGTCGGTGGTGGCCGCGGCGACGCGGGAGGACCTGCCGGTGAGCCTGCTGCTGGTCGCGCCCGCCGCCGAGGAGCCGGCCGGAAGCGCCGAAGCCGCCCGGTCGCCGCGCCGCGGCAGACGCGCCGGGCGCGAGGTCTCGCGCGACGGCTCCGGGTCGCCGCACGGCGGCGGACACGCCGGACTGGATACGCCGCGCGGCCCCCTGGACCGGCTCGCCGCGGTGCAGCTGGCCGACGGCGGGGAGGACGTGCTGCGTACCGCGCTGAGCCGGCTGCGGCAGGACCGGCTCGGCGACACGCTGGTCTTCCTCACCGGGCCGGGCGCCCGCGGCGACCTGGGGCACGTGGGCGCGCTGCGCCGCGCGTACCCGTCGGTGGTGGTCGGGATGTTCGGGGCCGCCCAGCCGACGGCGGCCGGCGCGGCGGGCCTGGTGGTGGTGGACGCGGCGGACGGCGCCGAGTTCGCCGCCGAGTGGGACGGGATCCGCCGGTGGTGA
- a CDS encoding fibronectin type III domain-containing protein: MRGGLVTIGTVAALLAAMGLTVLGLGAADNAVANYDASSWLWSTSRSELARVNGVTARVDTRMEVPGGRRHQMQVAQTDRLLILRDLNTGQVSSLDLATLQITATTPTAPGLGVSVALHEDAAFVVDAVQGIVRQLDPRALTPVGEPVRYPPGITSGAFDGAGRLWIAVPSEGTVSAVTAAELPATPGAAPPAGLSPKRVETYEVAEPAHELVVSTLDDGVAVLDRTSASLVTVRAGQTQRANLTMTAPASLPTRTTGPQVPVTVSGERKVHVVRDAAEVQRFTVPGAGGELSPAVAWAGRFYCADETTGTVYSFDANGQLVDTIKGSGRPGPMELEVRENHLFINPPNSSTAQVVDDRNQVREVNKYANDVLGGDPPPVAPPPPPPKKPKVGKPGAPRGVTAAAGNASARVSWQAAASNGAEITRYVVEGAGQRHEVGANQRALEITGLTNGETYTFSVHAVNAKGDGPARKSNPVTPTAAVPDPPASVTAEARPDGTVLVKWPAANGQGNTVTKYAVTASSAGATAPAGESPKTELVIPAGQLEYGTQYAFTVIAVSDKGAGSKASPVSNTVVPFTVPKAPTELQASTVADQPGTIAVQWAPAVENGRPVTKYVVEAAGKTTEVTDVRTTIGGLGDGQNVTVKVKAVNEAGPGPEASTTARTVAAPRVTMTGSSADATSVTVTFTVDAGGGRATCTAATGGKTASGSCSSLRVTGLTPGTAYTVTVTASNAAGKGTGSQAQSTDALYGIATCNNGPTGDQRTYCDAEVDGRNGNEIFSVPEQLNSKQVGWAKPGTRLKAYCKKQGKSVDAWIYNDNKQSTWWVQVEYSGKNYIPWAWLNLEGGDNINLLPTC; encoded by the coding sequence ATGCGGGGCGGGCTGGTGACCATCGGCACCGTGGCGGCGCTGCTGGCCGCCATGGGGTTGACCGTGCTCGGGCTGGGGGCCGCCGACAACGCGGTGGCCAACTACGACGCGTCGTCCTGGTTGTGGAGCACCAGCCGCAGCGAGCTGGCCCGGGTGAACGGGGTGACCGCCCGGGTGGACACCCGGATGGAGGTGCCCGGCGGGCGCCGGCACCAGATGCAGGTCGCCCAGACCGACCGGCTGCTGATCCTGCGCGACCTGAACACCGGCCAGGTCAGCTCGCTGGACCTGGCGACCCTCCAGATCACCGCGACCACGCCGACCGCGCCGGGCCTCGGGGTGAGCGTCGCGCTGCACGAGGACGCGGCGTTCGTCGTCGACGCGGTGCAGGGCATCGTCCGGCAGCTCGACCCGCGGGCGCTGACGCCGGTGGGCGAGCCGGTGCGTTACCCGCCGGGCATCACCAGCGGGGCGTTCGACGGCGCCGGGCGGCTGTGGATCGCGGTGCCGAGCGAGGGCACCGTCTCGGCGGTCACCGCCGCCGAGCTGCCCGCCACCCCGGGCGCCGCGCCGCCTGCCGGGCTCAGCCCGAAGCGGGTCGAAACGTATGAGGTGGCGGAGCCCGCCCATGAGCTGGTGGTGTCCACGCTGGACGACGGTGTGGCGGTGCTCGACCGCACCTCCGCCTCGCTGGTCACGGTCCGGGCCGGGCAGACGCAGCGGGCCAACCTGACGATGACCGCCCCGGCCAGCCTGCCGACGCGCACCACGGGCCCGCAGGTGCCGGTCACGGTGAGCGGCGAGCGGAAGGTGCACGTGGTCCGCGACGCCGCCGAGGTGCAGCGGTTCACGGTGCCCGGCGCGGGCGGGGAGCTCAGCCCGGCGGTGGCCTGGGCGGGCCGGTTCTACTGCGCCGACGAGACCACCGGCACGGTCTACTCCTTCGACGCGAACGGGCAGCTCGTCGACACCATCAAGGGGTCCGGACGGCCGGGGCCGATGGAGCTGGAGGTCCGCGAGAACCATCTCTTCATCAACCCGCCGAACTCGTCGACCGCGCAGGTGGTGGACGACCGGAACCAGGTGCGCGAGGTCAACAAGTACGCCAACGACGTGCTCGGCGGTGACCCGCCGCCGGTTGCCCCGCCGCCGCCCCCGCCGAAGAAGCCGAAGGTGGGCAAGCCGGGCGCGCCGCGCGGGGTGACCGCCGCCGCGGGGAACGCGTCGGCGCGGGTGAGCTGGCAGGCGGCCGCGTCGAACGGGGCCGAGATCACCCGGTACGTGGTGGAGGGCGCCGGCCAGCGCCACGAGGTGGGTGCGAACCAGCGCGCCCTGGAGATCACCGGGCTGACCAACGGCGAGACGTACACGTTCTCGGTGCACGCGGTGAACGCGAAGGGCGACGGGCCGGCCCGGAAGAGCAACCCGGTCACGCCGACGGCCGCCGTGCCGGACCCGCCGGCCAGTGTCACGGCCGAGGCCCGGCCGGACGGCACGGTGCTGGTGAAGTGGCCGGCGGCCAACGGCCAGGGCAACACGGTCACGAAGTACGCGGTGACCGCCAGCTCGGCCGGCGCGACCGCCCCGGCCGGCGAGTCGCCGAAGACCGAGCTGGTCATCCCGGCCGGCCAGCTGGAGTACGGCACGCAGTACGCCTTCACCGTGATCGCGGTGAGCGACAAGGGCGCCGGGTCCAAGGCCTCGCCGGTGAGCAACACGGTGGTGCCGTTCACCGTGCCGAAGGCGCCGACCGAGCTGCAGGCGTCCACGGTGGCCGACCAGCCGGGCACCATCGCGGTGCAGTGGGCGCCGGCGGTGGAGAACGGCCGCCCGGTGACGAAGTACGTGGTGGAGGCCGCCGGGAAGACCACCGAGGTGACCGACGTGCGGACCACGATCGGCGGGCTCGGCGACGGGCAGAACGTCACGGTCAAGGTGAAGGCGGTCAACGAGGCGGGCCCGGGCCCGGAGGCCAGCACGACGGCCCGCACGGTGGCGGCGCCCCGGGTCACGATGACCGGTTCCTCGGCCGACGCGACCTCGGTGACGGTGACGTTCACCGTGGACGCGGGCGGTGGCCGGGCGACCTGCACGGCGGCCACCGGCGGCAAGACGGCCAGCGGGAGCTGCTCCAGCCTGCGGGTGACCGGCCTGACGCCGGGCACGGCCTACACGGTGACGGTGACCGCGTCCAACGCGGCCGGCAAGGGCACCGGCAGCCAGGCGCAGAGCACGGACGCGCTCTACGGCATCGCCACCTGCAACAACGGTCCGACGGGCGATCAGCGCACGTACTGCGACGCGGAGGTGGACGGCCGCAACGGCAACGAGATCTTCTCGGTGCCGGAGCAGCTCAACAGTAAGCAGGTCGGCTGGGCGAAGCCCGGCACCCGGCTGAAGGCCTATTGCAAGAAGCAGGGTAAGAGCGTGGACGCCTGGATCTACAACGACAACAAGCAGAGCACCTGGTGGGTGCAGGTCGAGTACTCGGGCAAGAACTACATCCCGTGGGCCTGGCTGAACCTGGAGGGTGGCGACAACATCAATCTCCTGCCCACCTGCTGA
- a CDS encoding DinB family protein, with the protein MTVAVDAEITALMQCLQRQRNHVLGAVEGLSDEALRRPVLPSGWSCLGMLQHLTLSVERLYFRAVVAGDPEVIDMVGSQDSPWQVAPGLPAGDVLDCYRHEASLADAVIAASSADADLVWWPFPEGEWRLHNVRDVLLHVITETACHAGHLDAVRELIDGQQWLVNT; encoded by the coding sequence ATGACGGTGGCAGTCGACGCCGAGATCACCGCGTTGATGCAGTGCCTCCAGAGGCAGCGAAACCACGTGCTGGGTGCCGTGGAAGGACTGAGCGATGAGGCGCTGCGGCGCCCCGTGCTGCCCTCTGGGTGGAGCTGCCTGGGGATGCTGCAGCACCTCACGCTGTCGGTGGAGCGTTTGTATTTCCGCGCTGTTGTGGCCGGCGACCCGGAGGTCATCGACATGGTCGGCAGCCAAGACAGCCCATGGCAGGTAGCCCCGGGACTACCCGCCGGCGATGTCCTTGACTGCTATCGCCATGAGGCTTCCTTGGCGGATGCCGTCATCGCCGCCTCATCTGCCGATGCTGACCTGGTCTGGTGGCCCTTTCCCGAGGGTGAGTGGCGCCTGCACAATGTTCGGGATGTCCTGCTCCATGTGATCACCGAGACCGCCTGCCACGCCGGACACCTCGACGCGGTTCGCGAGCTCATCGACGGGCAACAGTGGCTGGTGAACACCTGA
- a CDS encoding DUF5134 domain-containing protein produces the protein MIDIGPLRWLLTVAFGGAAAFHLLRCLRPPAAWLCPVAEDRFSEMLHLVMGLSMIVMIWRWGAAVPAAAWFVVFMMSTGWFVVRAVWTARRRAVPVFFATATGTMVWMGASIPGHASAGGHGGMDMAGMGHAPVGCAGWVAALLGGYLVLAAFWWVARGMRIGGLSTATTDAAGCPLDWSALCHGVMSAGMGIALLAMA, from the coding sequence ATGATCGACATTGGCCCTCTCCGATGGCTGCTGACGGTGGCGTTCGGAGGGGCGGCCGCCTTTCACCTGCTCCGGTGCCTTCGCCCACCCGCTGCGTGGCTCTGTCCGGTGGCGGAGGATCGATTCTCCGAGATGTTGCACCTGGTCATGGGCTTATCGATGATCGTGATGATCTGGCGGTGGGGCGCGGCGGTCCCGGCAGCTGCCTGGTTTGTCGTTTTCATGATGTCGACGGGGTGGTTCGTGGTGCGGGCGGTGTGGACGGCGCGACGTCGTGCGGTCCCGGTTTTCTTCGCCACCGCGACAGGGACCATGGTGTGGATGGGTGCCTCGATACCGGGGCACGCCTCCGCCGGCGGTCACGGCGGCATGGACATGGCCGGGATGGGTCATGCGCCGGTCGGGTGTGCCGGATGGGTCGCTGCGCTGCTCGGGGGGTACCTGGTACTCGCCGCATTCTGGTGGGTTGCCCGCGGGATGCGCATCGGTGGACTGTCCACGGCGACGACGGACGCGGCGGGGTGTCCGCTGGACTGGTCGGCACTGTGCCACGGCGTGATGAGCGCGGGTATGGGCATCGCCCTGCTCGCGATGGCGTAA
- a CDS encoding AAA family ATPase gives MNTHEPLTQPEVQGFAALAARLAENVNAVVLGKPQVVRLALTALFAQGHVLLEDVPGVGKTTLARAVAATVKGQWRRIQFTPDLLPSDVSGVTIFNQASRGFEFHPGPVFANIVIADEINRASPKTQSALLEVMEERTVTVDGVRHPVPQPFLVVATQNPVEMDGTYRLPEAQLDRFLVKLSVGYPDEAVEVEVLRGATLRSPDSLTAVTDTATVGEMVKMARRVHIAEPLYAYAVRLAAATRTHPQVRVGVSPRGVIALTRAACAYALIDGRGWIMPEDLKTLVEPVFAHRLLLTPDAQVRGVTPADVLRQAVASVPVPLPSGQPASVHG, from the coding sequence GTGAACACCCACGAACCGCTCACCCAGCCGGAGGTGCAGGGCTTCGCCGCCCTGGCCGCCCGGCTGGCCGAGAACGTCAACGCGGTCGTGCTGGGCAAGCCGCAGGTGGTCCGGCTGGCGCTGACCGCCCTGTTCGCCCAGGGTCACGTGCTGCTGGAGGACGTGCCCGGGGTGGGCAAGACGACCCTGGCCCGGGCGGTCGCGGCGACCGTCAAGGGCCAGTGGCGGCGCATCCAGTTCACCCCGGACCTGCTCCCCTCGGACGTGTCCGGTGTGACGATCTTCAACCAGGCCAGCCGGGGCTTCGAGTTCCACCCGGGGCCGGTCTTCGCCAACATCGTGATCGCCGACGAGATCAACCGGGCGTCGCCGAAGACCCAGTCGGCGCTGCTGGAGGTGATGGAGGAGCGCACGGTCACCGTGGACGGCGTACGCCACCCGGTGCCGCAGCCGTTCCTCGTGGTGGCGACCCAGAACCCGGTGGAGATGGACGGCACCTACCGGCTGCCCGAGGCCCAGCTCGACCGGTTCCTCGTGAAGCTCTCCGTGGGCTACCCGGACGAGGCGGTCGAGGTGGAGGTGCTGCGCGGCGCCACCCTGCGCTCCCCCGACTCGCTGACGGCGGTCACCGACACGGCCACCGTCGGGGAGATGGTGAAGATGGCCCGGCGGGTGCACATCGCCGAGCCGCTCTACGCGTACGCGGTGCGGCTGGCCGCGGCGACCCGCACCCACCCGCAGGTGCGGGTCGGGGTCAGCCCGCGGGGCGTGATCGCGCTGACCCGGGCGGCGTGCGCGTACGCGCTGATCGACGGGCGGGGCTGGATCATGCCGGAGGACCTGAAGACCCTGGTCGAGCCGGTGTTCGCGCACCGGCTGCTGCTCACCCCGGACGCGCAGGTGCGCGGGGTGACCCCCGCCGACGTGCTGCGCCAGGCGGTCGCCTCGGTGCCGGTGCCGCTGCCGTCGGGCCAGCCCGCCTCGGTCCACGGCTGA
- a CDS encoding fibronectin type III domain-containing protein, translating into MSGPPAAAPVNASPVPPWSMTAPPWSSAAPPQALDRPGDPRPEPVVDEPGTVDPDPAPESGDGAPPALPVYDGLLEFPESQQAAPEPYPSQGAWPAVPPAFHQPAAYPVAEEPEARGRNRTVVALVAGIVVFAVAAAVGVGAVLLNRDPAPPPAPAPTAAKPKVSGPPPGELRLQDDTTTITVTWTDPTGGGVPFVVAGGRAGQKLGVMATVDAGQTRYTVNGLSPKLDYCFTVLAVYSTDNYATSGQVCTDREGGTTPN; encoded by the coding sequence GTGAGCGGGCCGCCCGCCGCGGCGCCGGTCAATGCCTCGCCCGTGCCGCCGTGGAGCATGACCGCGCCGCCGTGGAGCAGCGCCGCCCCGCCGCAGGCCCTCGACCGGCCCGGCGATCCTCGTCCCGAGCCCGTCGTGGACGAGCCCGGCACGGTGGACCCGGATCCCGCGCCGGAGAGCGGGGACGGGGCACCCCCGGCGCTGCCGGTCTACGACGGGTTGCTGGAGTTTCCCGAGTCGCAGCAGGCGGCCCCGGAGCCGTACCCGAGCCAGGGCGCCTGGCCGGCGGTCCCGCCGGCGTTCCACCAGCCGGCCGCGTACCCGGTGGCGGAGGAGCCGGAGGCGCGCGGCCGGAACCGGACGGTGGTGGCCCTGGTGGCGGGCATCGTGGTGTTCGCGGTGGCGGCCGCTGTGGGCGTGGGCGCGGTGCTGCTCAACCGTGACCCGGCGCCGCCGCCCGCGCCGGCGCCGACGGCGGCGAAGCCGAAGGTGAGCGGTCCGCCGCCGGGTGAGCTGCGGTTGCAGGACGACACCACCACGATCACGGTCACCTGGACGGATCCGACGGGCGGCGGCGTGCCGTTTGTGGTGGCCGGCGGGCGGGCCGGGCAGAAGTTGGGGGTGATGGCCACGGTGGACGCCGGGCAGACGCGCTACACGGTGAACGGGTTGAGCCCGAAGCTGGACTACTGCTTCACGGTGCTGGCCGTCTACTCGACGGACAACTACGCCACCTCGGGTCAGGTGTGCACCGATCGGGAGGGCGGTACGACGCCCAACTGA